A region of Lycium barbarum isolate Lr01 chromosome 3, ASM1917538v2, whole genome shotgun sequence DNA encodes the following proteins:
- the LOC132633177 gene encoding HMG1/2-like protein produces MGKRGVVDTDYEEFRKTLILENQARLASHGIQKTITELRKIRSKPQSDKKKHNNFDAPLRRSNRGKSEDDKLSVKKSRTVETTKKAKGPKRPLSAFFVFMEEFRMEYKEKHPDNKSVGVVGKAGGEKWRSLSDEEKAPYQAKAEEMKAEYQKNKQDYNNKHQAGVVEEEESDKSSSEVNDNDEDED; encoded by the exons ATGGGAAAGCGTGGAGTGGTGGATACTGACTATGAAGAATTCCGAAAAACGCTAATCTTGGAAAACCAG GCTCGATTGGCCAGTCATGGAATTCAAAAAACCATCACAGAGCTCCGCAAAATCAGGTCTAAACCACAATCAGACAAGAAAAAACATAACAACTTCGACGCCCCTTTACGGCGTTCCAATCGAG GTAAATCCGAGGATGACAAGCTTAGTGTAAAGAAGAGCAGGACTGTGGAGACTACTAAGAAAGCGAAGGGGCCAAAGAGGCCTTTAAGTGCTTTCTTCGTTTTCATGGAGGAGTTCAGGATGGAGTACAAAGAGAAGCATCCAGACAACAAATCTGTGGGCGTTGTGGGTAAAGCTGGTGGAGAGAAATGGAGGTCCTTGTCCGATGAAGAGAAAGCTCCTTATCAAGCAAAGGCAGAAGAAATGAAGGCTGAATACCAAAAGAACAAGCAGGATTATAACAATAAACATCAGGCTGGTGTAGTTGAAGAGGAGGAATCTGACAAGTCAAGTTCTGAGGTTAACGATAATGATGAAGATGAGGATTGA